The Flavobacterium galactosidilyticum nucleotide sequence AAACATTAAATATATATCTATCGTCCAGTTTCCTATTCCCTTGACTTTTATTAGTTCATCACGAACTTCTTGTGCGCTTTTGAATGGCAAACTTTCTAAATCAAGTTCTTTATTTAAAAGAGCTTTCGCCAAAGCTTTTATATAAGACGTTTTTTGACGGCTTACCCCAAAGGCTCTATAATCCTCATCTGACACGTGAAGTAAAGTTTCTGGATTTATATCTTTCTGACTCGCTTTTATTTTCAAAAAAGTGGCTTTGGCAGAATCTATCGAAACTTGTTGTTCTAAAATCAGCAAAACTAAAGTCTCAAATCCTTGTGGTCTAAACGGAATAGCTGGAAGCCCATATTGCTCAATGATTGTCTTGAAAATGCTATCTTTTCCCGAGATATAATCAAATGCTTCTTGCATACTCTATTTTTTTTAGCCCGGATAGAAGCGGCATCCCACGCTGTATTGCGAGGAACTAAGCAATACAGTGTGGATATAGCGGAAAGCCGGATTAGCTCCTAGAAATTAAACCCAAACGACGCTTTTACAGTAAATTTATTCGTGTCCGGAGTGTTTAGATAATTACCTCGCCAAGCAAAATCGACACGGAATAATTTAAAAATATTTCCAATTCCAGCGCTGTACTCCCAATATCCTTTTTCAGGTGCATTGTAGGTCAAACCAGAAGCGTTAATGGCTCTATTTTCATCAGAAATACTGCCGTAAACTCCTTTTACAGCTACGATTTCTCTCCAATTCAATTTTCGCATGAATGGAATTCTAGAGAAAAGTCGACCACCAAAATTATGATTCCACTGCAAAGTAGCATACTCATCTGATACAAATTCATAGTAATTTAAGTTACTAAATGTGTTTTCGATAGTAAAAAAAGTTTGATTACCTGGAATAACACTCATCAATCCTAAAGGAACTGTACCAAAAGTTTTTCCGACTTCCATAATAATATTAGAACGGCCTAATGGGCCAATAATTATAGGTTGCTTGTAATACAATTGTAGTTTATCATACTGGAAATCACTATTTAGTAAACCTTTAAAACCGTGGCTGTAATTTACAAAAAAGCGACTGTAAGGACTGTCCACAATTTCACGCTCTACTGCATATCCAATGGTTCTTCTCTTCGGAGCGTATTCGACCTGAAAACTAACTTCAGATTGTTTGACGTCACTTTTAACAACATTATTGGCAATATCAGTGAAGTAATCCAAACTAAAAGTTGGGGAAGCCGATTCCAGGGTTCGGTATGAAAATCCGGTTTGAAAAGTTAAGTTTTTCACGGGCTCCATTTCTATCGCCACATTGCTTAAATTAATATTGGTCAATTTCCCATTATTACCTGAAGCAAAAACAGAAGACGAAGCGCCACTTCGACCTAAAACATCATAAGTTGTAGTTAAGCTAGCACCAATTTGCTCGATATCCCGCCTGTTACCTCCAGAAATTATCAACCTGTTTTTCTTATCGACCATCCATTTTCCAGATAAACCGTACTTGAACTTATCATCTTTGAAACCATAAGCAGTATAACCTTGTATACGCCAAGTATCATTGGTTCCAAAATATGTTCTTCCGCCCGTTCGCAATCTCGCACCTTCGACCTCATTATAACCAAATGTGGAGAAAATAGGACCATAATCAAAATTCCCAAAAGGCAAATAGCCACTAGCGACAATTTGAACAGAACTATATATTTGTTTAAACTTTTTAACGGTTTGCAACGTATCAAGCATTTTATAAACACCTAGCTCGTCTTTATTCAGATTTTCAAAGCGATTTTCTTCCCAGTATTCGTCTGATTTATTATATACTTCTGCATCTTTATAATTAACCTCATCCTTATAAAAAGCAACTGGCTTTTCATTGTTGAATTTATGATCTCTAAAATAGGTAGTTCGTTTCCCGTAAATCCCTTTTGACTTTTCTTTTTTGTTTAAAGCAAAGTCAGACATTAGATAATCCTTAGTTAAAAGGAAAACCGAATCGCTTACTACGTCAAATTCTTGCTCTAGGTAAATATCCTTTACCCAGTTAATATTAGCGCTTTTAGTAACGGCCATATTGATTTTCTTGATAGCAAATGTGGAATCATTCACCCAAAAATCACCTTTAAAAGTCAATTCGTTTTTACGTCTTGGATAAAAAACAATATTGTAACACCATTTTTTATCAATGTACGCACTGTCTCTCAACACATAATTGTAAACGTCAATCCCAGTTTTAGAAAGTGGACTTGTAAAACTTTTGTCAAAAAAAGTTAAGTAGTTATTATAAATATTGTAATCAGAATACAAATCTTTTACAAAATTCAAAATTTGTTGGTTTCCATTAAAACCAGATGTTTTACTCGCTTTAAGTTTCTCTTTTAATTTCTTTAATTTGATATCACCATACACATCAGACAAAGCCTCATTTACAAAAATGGGCAAATAGGTTTTCCCTGTAATTTTTGACGTATCCATTTGGTTAAAGATAAACTCCATTCCCTTAAAAAGTTTATTTTTCATAAAAGCACTATCAATCGAATTCATGTCAAATTCTATTTTTTCATACTTTTCCATCTCATACTGATTAAACATGTACAATCCGTTTTGACGTTTTTTCTCCCAAATTTTTCGAAGAATATCAAGTGCAGGATTGTTTTTTTTAGACGTTTTCCCAGTAAAAACAACTACTTCGTTTAAGCTCTCTTGTTCATTGAGTTGAATTTTCATGTTGTAATTTACCGCTTTCTGTAAAGTGATTTCTTTTTCAGAAAACCCAACCGAAGAAATTAGTAATACGGTATACGTTTTTGCAGATTCAAGATAAAACGCTCCATCTTCGTTAGCTACAATTCCTTGGCTCGAATTCTTGAAAACTATATTTGCAAAGGGAATAGGTTGATTAGATTTATCTAAAATCACTCCACTAACTTTTGTTTGTGCAAAAATAGCGCTTGCAGAAACAAACAAAAAAACCAACAAAAACAAAAAATTCTTTTTCATAATAATTCAAAAAAAAACTTCATCAAATTAATAATTGATGAAGTTTCAAATATAGTTAATTACAGTGTTCTATTATTTGATGTTTAAAATTCGAGTTGTTAAACTTTACTTTAACATAAATAATTCAAACTGCTATTTTTTATACATTACTTTTTTAACCGCTTTTACTACATCAGCAGCATTTGGCAACCATTCTTTCAATAATACTGGAGAATATGGTGCTGGAGTGTCAGCTGTAGTGATACGTTGAATAGGTGCGTCTAGGAAATCAAAAGCACGTTCTTGAACAACATAGGTAATTTCAGAAGCTACACTTGCAAAAGGCCACGCTTCTTCAAGAACTACTAAACGGTTTGTTTTTTTAACTGAAGTCAAGATCGTCTCATAATCCATAGGACGGACCGTTCTTAAATCGATAATTTCACAAGAAATACCCTCTTTAGCTAATTCGTCAGCAGCAATATGAGCTTCTTTGATAATTTTTCCAAAAGAAACGATAGTTACATCAGTACCTTCACGTTTGATATCAGCAACTCCTAGTGGAATTACATATTCACCATCAGGAACTTCACCTTTGTCACCATACATTTGCTCAGATTCCATAAAAATAACCGGATCATTATCACGAATTGCTGCTTTCAATAATCCTTTTGCATCATAAACAGTAGAAGGAACTACCACTTTAAGACCTGGAGTGTTAGCAAACCAGTTCTCTAAAGCTTGAGAGTGTGTTGCTCCTAATTGTCCAGCTGATGCCGTAGGTCCACGAAAAACGATTGGCACATTAAATTGCCCACCAGTCATCTGACGCATCTTAGCAGCATTGTTTATGATTTGGTCAATCCCTACTAAACAGAAATTAAAAGTCATATATTCAACGATAGGACGACAACCATTCATGGCTGATCCCACAGCAATACCAGTAAAACCAAGTTCAGCAATAGGAGTATCAATTACTCTTTTCTCGCCAAATTCAGCAAGCATTCCTTTAGATGCTTTATAGGCGCCATTGTATTCTGCAACCTCTTCACCCATTAGATATATGGACTCATCATGACGCATTTCTTCACTCATCGCTTCGCAAATAGCCTCTCTAAATTGTATAGTTCTCATATTATATGTTGTATGTGTCTAAATTTCGAAAAGCAAAAATAAATATTTTATCTCACTTAAAGGCATATTTACACTTAAATTAATTCATAGCATTCAAGCCCTTTTTTAGGAGCCATTTCCGCTCCCGAAGGATGGGGACGCTAGATCCACATCCAAAAGCGTGGGATGCCGCTACGGTCTGGGTTACGAAAACGTAATAGTTTAACTAAAATATTATGCACGCATAGTAAATTATTCAAATTATTATTTTAAATTTGTAAAAGAAATCAAGAATAATTAAATATAAACTTATGAAAATATTAGTTTGCATCAGTCATGTACCTGATACTACTTCAAAAATTAACTTCACCAATGGCGATTCAGAATTTGACACAAATGGCGTTCAATATGTCATAAATCCAAATGACGAATTCGGTTTAACACGTGCAATTTGGTTCCAAGAAAAACAAGGCGCAACGGTTACTGTTGTCAACGTGGGAGGACCAGAAACAGAACCAACATTAAGAAAAGCATTAGCGATAGGTGCAAATGAAGCCATTCGTGTAAACGCAATTCCTACTGACGGCTTTTTTGTTGCTACACAGTTAGCAGAGGTTATAAAAAACGGAAGTTATGACATTGTCATTGCAGGAAAAGAATCCCTAGATTATAACGGTGGAATGGTTCCGGGAATGATTGCTGGAATTTTAGGATACAATTTCCTAAACTCTTGCACTGAACTTACCGTTGATGGCCAAAATGTAAAAGCAGTTCGTGAAATAGATGGAGGAAAAGAAACCGTTAGTACTACTTTACCACTAATTATAGGTGGTCAAAAAGGAATTGTTGAAGAAAAGGATTTACGTATTCCTAACATGAGAGGAATTATGACTGCTAGAACTAAAGCATTAACCATTCTTGAACCAGTTGCTTCTGATGTTAATACCAAATCGGTGAAATTTGAAAAACCTGCTCCAAAATCTGCAGTGAAATTAATTTCTACTGATAATATCGATGAATTAATCAATTTACTACACAACGAAGCAAAAGTAATATAATTTTAAATTATGAATTTTAAATCGTGAATTAACGTTCTGATATACATTTAAAATTTATAATTCAACATTTAAAATAAAAACACTATGTCAATATTAATATATGCAGAGTATGCAGAAGGAAAATTCAAGAAAGTAGCATTTGAATTAGCTTCGTATGCAAAAAAAGTAGCCGAAAGTTTAGGAACTACCGTTACAGCGGTAACCGTCAATGCTGGAGATGTTTCAGAATTATCAAAATACGGAGTTGATAAAGTATTAAAAGTAAATAACGACAAGTTAACTGGCTTCACTGCAAAAGCTTACGCTGATGTCATCAAGCAAGCTGCTCAAAAAGAGAATATCAAACTAATTTTATTATCCTCAACTACTGATAGCGCTTATCTTTCGCCGCTTGTAGCAGTAGCTTTAGAAGCGGGATTTGCATCAAATGTAGTTGGATTACCAGTAAGTACTTCGCCATTTCAGGTAAAAAGAACTGCTTTTTCAAATAAAGCTTTTATGATTACTGACATCAACACTGATGTAAAGGTACTTGCACTTGCTAAAAATTCTTATGGCATTTTTGAAAGCGCTTCTACCTTAACAGAAGAAGACTTCAACCCTACGATTGGTGAAAATGATTTTGCTGTAAAAGTACAATCAGTAGAAAAAGTAACAGGAAAAGTATCTATTGCTGATGCTGATATTGTAGTTTCAGCTGGTCGTGGTTTAAAAGGTCCTGAAAACTGGAGCATGATTGAGGAATTAGCTTCTGTTCTTGGTGCTGCAACCGCTTGTTCTAAGCCAGTTTCTGATTTGGGATGGAGACCTCACGGAGAACACGTAGGACAAACCGGAAAACCAGTTGCCGCTAACTTGTATATTGCAATTGGAATTTCTGGAGCCATACAGCACATTGCTGGAATTAACTCGTCTAAAGTAAAAGTAGTAATCAATAGTGATCCTGAAGCTCCTTTCTTTAAAGTAGCTGACTACGGAATTGTAGGTGATGCTTTTGAAATTGTTCCTAAATTAATTGAAAAATTAAAAGCTTTCAAAGCGCACAACTAGTTTAATAATAAACTAATCAAAAATGCTATCTAAAAAACATTGATATTTGTATCTTTGCCCTTAGATAGCATTTTTTTTATGCCATTTATTAATCGTTTTCGGTAGTTACCATCACAACAATTATGAGCTTAGTTAAATTATCTATAAAAGGAATTTCATACAGTCAGACTCAAAACGGAGCATATGCTTTGATTTTGAATGAGGTTGACGGCGAACGAAAATTACCAATTGTCATTGGTGCATTTGAAGCGCAATCTATTGCTATAGCTCTTGAAAAAGAAATAAAACCACCGCGCCCGTTGACTCATGATTTATTTAAAAACTTTGCGGAGCGATTTGACATTACTGTAAAACAAGTTATCATTCACAAGCTTGTTGATGGTGTTTTTTATTCCAGTATTATTTGTGAAAGAGACAAAATAGAAGAAATTATAGATGCTAGAACTTCTGACGCTATTGCTTTAGCATTACGTTTTAGCGCTCCTATTTTTACATACAAAAACATCTTAGACAAAGCCGGAATCTATTTAAAAACAAATCCTCTTGATGCAAATAAAGAAAATCAAGAAATAGATGATGTACTTTCTAATCCAGAAACTTTTGGTCATGGAGAGGAAAGCAATAAATCTGGAGAAACATACTCTAAGCATACGCTACAAGAACTAAACGAACTACTTGATCAAGCGGTTTCTCATGAAGATTACGAGAAAGCGGCAAAAATAAGAGATGAAATTTCGAAGAGAGAAATTTAATTCAGAAGTTATTTCTAGTAATAGTTTTTCCTAAAAGTAAACTTCTATACAACCTAATAAATTTACTTCATTACTTTTTTAGGACACCTTTAGCATTATAATTAGAATTTCATATAAATAACAAAATGAAGCAATATTTAGACTTAGTAAAGCATGTAATGGAAAACGGTTGCCAAAAGGGAGACCGAACAGGCACAGGAACAAAAAGTGTCTTTGGCTACCAAATGCGTTTTAACTTAAACGATGGTTTTCCGATGGTTACTACTAAAAAATTGCATCTTAAATCTATAATTTATGAACTTCTTTGGTTCCTAAAAGGCGATACTAATATAAAATACCTTCAGGAAAATGGAGTTAAAATTTGGGATGCTTGGGCTGATGCCAATGGTGATTTAGGCCCTGTCTATGGACACCAATGGCGCAACTGGAATAGCGAAGAAATAGATCAAATCTCCGACTTAATTACGGAATTGAAAACAAATCCTAATAGTCGCAGAATGCTTGTTTCTGCATGGAATCCCTCAGTATTACCGGACACAACTAAGTCATTCGACGAAAATGTAGCTAATAACAAAGCCGCGTTACCACCTTGTCATGCTTTTTTTCAATTTTATGTCGCTGATGGAAAATTATCATGTCAGTTATACCAGCGAAGTGCTGACATATTCTTAGGCGTTCCTTTCAACATTGCATCTTATGCACTGCTAACAATGATGATTGCTCAGGTTTGCAACTTGCAGCCAGGGGAATTTATTCACACTTTTGGCGATGCACATATTTACAACAATCATTTCGAACAACTCGAATTACAATTGTCACGTGAACCTAAACCATTACCGAAAATGATTTTAAATCCAGAGATAAAAAATATTTTTGATTTTGATTTTGAAGATTTCACGCTCGAAGGTTATGAGCCTCATGCACTAATAAAAGGCACCGTAGCTGTATAAAACAACAGCTAGACTGAAAGATTTAGAGGTTTACTGTTGACATTAGAATTTTTCAACAAACTAAACTTCAACTAAGTCATAAGCCTAAAAAAAAGTTGTTTTAGTTATAGTACTAAAACACCGTTTTCATTACCTGCAAATTCGTTATATTGAAAAGAATCCGCTTCTGGCTCATTAACAAATACACCATCAATAACGTATTTAAATTCATAAGCAGCATCTTTATTCAAATCAAAAACACCTTTAAAAGTTCCATTTTTCAATTTGTTCAATACACCTTCCTCAATATTCCAATTATTAAAATCCCCAACAACTGATGCTTCTTTTGCCTCTTTTGCTACTACTGAAAAAGTAACTTTACATACTGGCTTTGTTTTTACAAATTGTTTCTTAATTGACATAACTAATTCATTTATAAGTTTATGAAGCAAAGTAAACAAAACAATTCGGACTTTCAACGGCTTTATCGAAGATTTGACAGAATGTTAAAAACTCTGTTAATTTATGATTAATTTAAGAATTTAAAGAGGGGAAAACTTACTATTGAAAAAATACAAAAGCTTTTACTGACAAATAAGCATGTCACAAAACGGCAACTTTACAAAATAAATTTTATCTTTATAAACTAAATTTAAGATTGATGGAAAAAGAAGTACACGAACAATACGAATATGCAAGAAGAAGAATAAAACAGAAAAAGAGATTGTATTTTCATTTTGTGGTCTTCGTCTTAGGAAGTTTAGTATTATTCCTTGGACATAAATTTCTAAATAATCCATTCATAACGGAGTGGTATCTTTGGATAATCACAATTTGGTTGTTTCTGTTTATTTTGCATTTTATAAAAGTATTCATCACCGATAGATTTATGAATAAAAGTTGGGAAAGAGATCAGATCGATCGCCTTGTTGCCTTGCAAAAAAAGAAAATAGACCAATTGCAAGCAAAAATTGACAACGACGAACCTACAACAACAAATCATCCGTTATGATAATAATGATTGCGGCCGTAGCTGAGAATAACGCACTAGGAAAAGACAATGATTTAGTCTGGCACTTGCCAAATGATTTTAAAAGATTCAAAACACTTACATCTGGACATCATATCATAATGGGACGAAAAACCTTTGAAAGTTTTCCAAAACCGTTACCTAATAGGACTCATGTTATCATCACAAGACAAAAAAATTATAAAGCTGAGGGCTGTATTATTGTTGATAGTATCGAGAAAGCTTTAGAAATTTGTCCCAAAAATGAAGACACCTATATTATAGGTGGAGGGGAAATTTATACTTTATCACTTCCCTTTGCCGATAAAATAGAAATTACAAAAGTACATCACAGTTTTGAAGCCGATGCATACTTCCCGGTTCTGAATGAAAAAGAATGGAAACTAGCGCAATCTGACCACAACAGTAAAGACGAAAAGCATATTTACGATTATACTTACCTCACTTACCTTAGAAATTAAAACAAAAAAACATCCTTTTTGCGGGATGTTTTTTTTTGAACCATTGATTTCGAGAAATGATCTAGACTAGAAAGAGGATTTGATAACATAAAATAAAAATTACAAATACTAGTAATAATCCGGAAACGGACGTTATAATATTTGCCGTTTTTTGAGAGTACATCTCAAAAAAGCCTTTAGTACCAAATACCACGAAGGTACTAAAGACGAAAAAAATTAAAATTTCCAAAAACAAATTTAATCCTAAGAACGTATGTTGCGCTTTTATTGTAACACCTTTTTCTAAAACAGTATTTTCAAAAAATCCTACAAGTACAAATGAGATAAGAAGCGCTAAAAATATCCATTTGATCTGGGTCATTGTCTCGTTTTTAATCATTTAATATGGTCACATAATAGAATAACAAATTTGGATAATAAAACTTACAGATGCAATACCCACTTTTAGTGATATTTCAAAAAAAAAAAGTTAATTAAAAAGATATTTAAGCATTTAAAGCAAGTACTTGAAAGACATAATAA carries:
- a CDS encoding pyruvate dehydrogenase complex E1 component subunit beta; this translates as MRTIQFREAICEAMSEEMRHDESIYLMGEEVAEYNGAYKASKGMLAEFGEKRVIDTPIAELGFTGIAVGSAMNGCRPIVEYMTFNFCLVGIDQIINNAAKMRQMTGGQFNVPIVFRGPTASAGQLGATHSQALENWFANTPGLKVVVPSTVYDAKGLLKAAIRDNDPVIFMESEQMYGDKGEVPDGEYVIPLGVADIKREGTDVTIVSFGKIIKEAHIAADELAKEGISCEIIDLRTVRPMDYETILTSVKKTNRLVVLEEAWPFASVASEITYVVQERAFDFLDAPIQRITTADTPAPYSPVLLKEWLPNAADVVKAVKKVMYKK
- a CDS encoding 2TM domain-containing protein produces the protein MEKEVHEQYEYARRRIKQKKRLYFHFVVFVLGSLVLFLGHKFLNNPFITEWYLWIITIWLFLFILHFIKVFITDRFMNKSWERDQIDRLVALQKKKIDQLQAKIDNDEPTTTNHPL
- a CDS encoding isoamylase early set domain-containing protein, with product MSIKKQFVKTKPVCKVTFSVVAKEAKEASVVGDFNNWNIEEGVLNKLKNGTFKGVFDLNKDAAYEFKYVIDGVFVNEPEADSFQYNEFAGNENGVLVL
- a CDS encoding bifunctional nuclease family protein, with translation MSLVKLSIKGISYSQTQNGAYALILNEVDGERKLPIVIGAFEAQSIAIALEKEIKPPRPLTHDLFKNFAERFDITVKQVIIHKLVDGVFYSSIICERDKIEEIIDARTSDAIALALRFSAPIFTYKNILDKAGIYLKTNPLDANKENQEIDDVLSNPETFGHGEESNKSGETYSKHTLQELNELLDQAVSHEDYEKAAKIRDEISKREI
- a CDS encoding electron transfer flavoprotein subunit beta/FixA family protein — protein: MKILVCISHVPDTTSKINFTNGDSEFDTNGVQYVINPNDEFGLTRAIWFQEKQGATVTVVNVGGPETEPTLRKALAIGANEAIRVNAIPTDGFFVATQLAEVIKNGSYDIVIAGKESLDYNGGMVPGMIAGILGYNFLNSCTELTVDGQNVKAVREIDGGKETVSTTLPLIIGGQKGIVEEKDLRIPNMRGIMTARTKALTILEPVASDVNTKSVKFEKPAPKSAVKLISTDNIDELINLLHNEAKVI
- a CDS encoding thymidylate synthase, which produces MKQYLDLVKHVMENGCQKGDRTGTGTKSVFGYQMRFNLNDGFPMVTTKKLHLKSIIYELLWFLKGDTNIKYLQENGVKIWDAWADANGDLGPVYGHQWRNWNSEEIDQISDLITELKTNPNSRRMLVSAWNPSVLPDTTKSFDENVANNKAALPPCHAFFQFYVADGKLSCQLYQRSADIFLGVPFNIASYALLTMMIAQVCNLQPGEFIHTFGDAHIYNNHFEQLELQLSREPKPLPKMILNPEIKNIFDFDFEDFTLEGYEPHALIKGTVAV
- a CDS encoding electron transfer flavoprotein subunit alpha/FixB family protein, translating into MSILIYAEYAEGKFKKVAFELASYAKKVAESLGTTVTAVTVNAGDVSELSKYGVDKVLKVNNDKLTGFTAKAYADVIKQAAQKENIKLILLSSTTDSAYLSPLVAVALEAGFASNVVGLPVSTSPFQVKRTAFSNKAFMITDINTDVKVLALAKNSYGIFESASTLTEEDFNPTIGENDFAVKVQSVEKVTGKVSIADADIVVSAGRGLKGPENWSMIEELASVLGAATACSKPVSDLGWRPHGEHVGQTGKPVAANLYIAIGISGAIQHIAGINSSKVKVVINSDPEAPFFKVADYGIVGDAFEIVPKLIEKLKAFKAHN
- a CDS encoding DUF5686 and carboxypeptidase-like regulatory domain-containing protein, with product MKKNFLFLLVFLFVSASAIFAQTKVSGVILDKSNQPIPFANIVFKNSSQGIVANEDGAFYLESAKTYTVLLISSVGFSEKEITLQKAVNYNMKIQLNEQESLNEVVVFTGKTSKKNNPALDILRKIWEKKRQNGLYMFNQYEMEKYEKIEFDMNSIDSAFMKNKLFKGMEFIFNQMDTSKITGKTYLPIFVNEALSDVYGDIKLKKLKEKLKASKTSGFNGNQQILNFVKDLYSDYNIYNNYLTFFDKSFTSPLSKTGIDVYNYVLRDSAYIDKKWCYNIVFYPRRKNELTFKGDFWVNDSTFAIKKINMAVTKSANINWVKDIYLEQEFDVVSDSVFLLTKDYLMSDFALNKKEKSKGIYGKRTTYFRDHKFNNEKPVAFYKDEVNYKDAEVYNKSDEYWEENRFENLNKDELGVYKMLDTLQTVKKFKQIYSSVQIVASGYLPFGNFDYGPIFSTFGYNEVEGARLRTGGRTYFGTNDTWRIQGYTAYGFKDDKFKYGLSGKWMVDKKNRLIISGGNRRDIEQIGASLTTTYDVLGRSGASSSVFASGNNGKLTNINLSNVAIEMEPVKNLTFQTGFSYRTLESASPTFSLDYFTDIANNVVKSDVKQSEVSFQVEYAPKRRTIGYAVEREIVDSPYSRFFVNYSHGFKGLLNSDFQYDKLQLYYKQPIIIGPLGRSNIIMEVGKTFGTVPLGLMSVIPGNQTFFTIENTFSNLNYYEFVSDEYATLQWNHNFGGRLFSRIPFMRKLNWREIVAVKGVYGSISDENRAINASGLTYNAPEKGYWEYSAGIGNIFKLFRVDFAWRGNYLNTPDTNKFTVKASFGFNF
- a CDS encoding dihydrofolate reductase; this encodes MIIMIAAVAENNALGKDNDLVWHLPNDFKRFKTLTSGHHIIMGRKTFESFPKPLPNRTHVIITRQKNYKAEGCIIVDSIEKALEICPKNEDTYIIGGGEIYTLSLPFADKIEITKVHHSFEADAYFPVLNEKEWKLAQSDHNSKDEKHIYDYTYLTYLRN
- a CDS encoding DNA-3-methyladenine glycosylase family protein, coding for MQEAFDYISGKDSIFKTIIEQYGLPAIPFRPQGFETLVLLILEQQVSIDSAKATFLKIKASQKDINPETLLHVSDEDYRAFGVSRQKTSYIKALAKALLNKELDLESLPFKSAQEVRDELIKVKGIGNWTIDIYLMFCLQAPDLLPLGDIAVVNTIKELIGIHDKDTMGRYAQKWSPYRSYATYLLWHYYLKKRNRRVVY